TGAGGCCGTGAGAAGCCTGCCACAATAAGAGAGCCCACGCCGTAGCGTGGGCATTCTACTTATCATCCCGTGGCTTTGAAATTTCTCACGTTTCAGAACGAGACTTTAAGCGAATGCTTCAAATCATTTATGAAGTATCGCAAACTTAAAAATACAGTACGAATATAATCAAAAAATAAATAAGTGGGGCTAATACCCTACAAATTTTTTAGCCTATTCGTTGATCTTTTCCACTTGATAGCTAGATAATGAATAAAGACCCCAGAAAAGATTATCTATTAAGGTTTGGAGAAAATTTAAAAAGTCTTCGAACATCAAGAGAACTTTCCTTGAGAGCTCTGGCTGCCCTATGCAGTATTGATCATAGCGATATTGCAAAAATGGAAAAAGGTGAAATCAATATTACTGCCCTCACAATATTAGAACTTGCAACAGCATTGGAAGTAAAGCCAAAGAAATTGTTGGATTTTGATTCGTGATTTTTTGTTACTTTAAAAGTGAAATAACAGTTGATGTTACAACCTATAAAAATTACAGAAGAAGAGCTTTCAAAAAATTTTCAGCATTGGGTTGATCAGTTTAACCCAAGAACAGAGCCAAGTACGGAACTTACACAGAATGTTAGCAGGCTTTTTACGACACATACTTTTGGATATACCAAAACTGTTGAAGGAGAAATTTTTTATCCATATAAAAATATCTTTGGAATTGATATCCCTGCTCAGGGTTTGCTTTCGGATATGTATAGAGAAATAAACGGGCTTTTTGAGGAAAAAGAAAAAAGAAGAACCATGACAGCTGCAAGAGCTGTTGGTTTAAATAATTATGTATTTGCCTATTTGAGTATTCATGATCCTTACTATGGAAGACCGGGAATTGAGGACACTGATATGAATCACCGACCCTTCGGAATATTTATCAATAAGGAAATCGACATTTATCCCAATTGTTTACCTTCAAGGAGAGATGTTAACATTTATAATATTTCAGAAACTGTTAAAATCAGAAAAGAGTTTACCCACCCTAAGAAAGTAAAAGATCTTGCAACATATCAAGTGGTAAATGACAATGATCATAAGGGAGACTTTTGGCATTATTATGGTTCCCCAGAGCACTGTCAAAATGAAATATATACAATTGAAGCTTGGAAAAAAAGAATTGAATATCATTATTTTGAGAAAGTTGATCCCGAAAATATTGCTGCAGTTTTGTGGCCGATTTGGATAAAGCATGTAAGAAAACCTGGGGTTATGGATTGGGATGAATCATATTATTTTATACAACAAATAAGTCTTAATTTCCCTAATCTTAAAATCATAACATATCAATGGGACGAAGCCGATCCTGAAATGTGTTTTATAGAGGCATCTTACTTTACGGCAAAGTATTTAATGAAGTACGATACTTTTCCAGAAACGGTTGAAATTGCTAAAACAGAATCGTATGAGTAAGGAAAATATTAATCAAGATTTTTATGTGACTCATTTTATTTATGAACCACCAGCTGATGAAGGTTATATAAGGTTGTCATTTATGACAGCAACTGCGGAAAGCCTCCGAAAAAATATTTTCTATATGGGGTTTTCCAAACACAGGCCATTTGACGTAAAATTTCTCAAAGCAAAAATTGACGCAGGCTCATTAATAAAGTTAAATACTCCCCACAAAATTGTAAAGGAAAAATCCTTATGGATGGACACGATGAAAAATGTGTTCATTGCGGATAAAAGTGACCCTTTTAAAGATGAGGCTTTGCAACAAGTATACAATCCTAATTTTATATCAGAAAGCGTGCTTGCTTCAAGAAATAAAATTAATTACGGCAGACAAAGGGCATCTAGGCGAGCAAGTTTTG
The DNA window shown above is from Lacibacter sp. H375 and carries:
- a CDS encoding helix-turn-helix domain-containing protein, with amino-acid sequence MNKDPRKDYLLRFGENLKSLRTSRELSLRALAALCSIDHSDIAKMEKGEINITALTILELATALEVKPKKLLDFDS